From the Maioricimonas rarisocia genome, one window contains:
- a CDS encoding coiled-coil domain-containing protein, whose protein sequence is MTVRSEYAAMLVLLAFLAGPLQVVTAQETDPAPEGEPAAAAEEPGLELRQQQQALLRDFERFEKALYELGEYTRGTDPDRAELLIRTRNRSRELRVLDQLELITDMLKEGESLGDAVARQDDVLLHLTDLLKLLQSEDERDRLSAEIKRLEELLGDTNRLIARQKDVRADTERSSDTEGLEEAEQKVADEAGKLANKIDQQDAQRAAERQQRESGEQGEESEQDPSEKQNDQEKGDDPKSDPMDGDEKPTSDDDPQKSDQSPDSKSSDPMQSESKPQDSQQQSQQSQQSQQSQQSQQSQQQQSQQSQQQQSQQQQQQQQQQQSQQQQSQQQQQQQQQDEKTPGREELEKARDEMERAIEELREKNRDGASEQQDKAIAELERMKAELEEILRQLREEEKEIVLTMLEARFQKMLRLQLQINSETVRLEKTPEAERTTRHYAKATQLSRDQQDNAIEAEKALNLLREEGSSVAFPEAIEQMRDNMRTVSGRLAKADTGETTQLIELIIVETLDEMILAMQREMEKLKEQQEQQQQQQQQQQDPSLVDTLAELKMIRSLQNQINRMTRQLGMQVEGDQATDADTVQLLEDLARRQKRIHEATYDLATGRNQ, encoded by the coding sequence ATGACAGTGCGCTCTGAATACGCGGCCATGCTCGTTTTGCTGGCATTCCTCGCAGGTCCCCTGCAGGTCGTCACCGCACAGGAGACCGATCCTGCCCCGGAAGGCGAACCTGCGGCGGCCGCCGAAGAACCCGGCCTGGAACTCAGGCAGCAGCAGCAGGCACTGCTCCGGGACTTCGAACGCTTTGAGAAGGCCCTCTACGAACTGGGCGAATACACCCGCGGGACCGATCCGGACCGTGCGGAACTGCTGATCCGCACGCGAAACCGCAGTCGCGAGCTGCGGGTCCTCGACCAGCTCGAGCTGATCACGGACATGCTCAAGGAGGGGGAGTCCCTCGGTGATGCCGTCGCGCGCCAGGACGATGTCCTGCTCCACCTCACGGACCTGCTCAAACTCCTGCAGAGCGAAGACGAGCGGGATCGCCTCTCCGCTGAGATCAAACGGCTCGAAGAGCTGCTCGGCGATACGAACCGGCTGATTGCCCGGCAGAAAGACGTTCGCGCCGACACCGAACGCTCCAGCGACACCGAAGGCCTCGAAGAAGCCGAACAGAAGGTCGCCGACGAAGCGGGCAAGCTCGCCAACAAGATCGATCAGCAGGACGCCCAGCGAGCTGCCGAGCGGCAACAGCGGGAGTCTGGCGAACAGGGAGAAGAGTCGGAACAGGATCCGTCCGAAAAGCAGAACGACCAGGAGAAGGGAGACGACCCGAAGTCCGATCCGATGGACGGCGACGAGAAGCCGACGTCCGACGACGATCCGCAGAAGTCGGATCAGTCCCCCGATTCGAAGTCCTCGGATCCGATGCAGTCGGAATCGAAACCCCAGGACTCGCAGCAGCAGTCCCAGCAGTCCCAGCAGTCCCAGCAGTCCCAGCAGTCCCAACAGTCCCAACAGCAGCAATCGCAGCAATCGCAGCAACAACAGTCGCAACAGCAGCAACAACAACAACAACAACAACAATCCCAGCAGCAGCAGTCTCAACAACAGCAGCAACAGCAACAGCAGGACGAGAAGACGCCCGGTCGCGAAGAGCTGGAGAAGGCCCGCGACGAGATGGAGCGGGCCATTGAAGAGCTGCGTGAGAAGAACCGCGACGGCGCTTCCGAACAGCAGGACAAGGCAATCGCCGAGCTCGAACGGATGAAGGCCGAGCTCGAAGAGATCCTGCGGCAGCTGCGCGAAGAAGAGAAGGAAATCGTCCTCACGATGCTCGAGGCACGATTTCAGAAGATGCTGCGATTGCAGCTTCAGATCAATTCCGAAACGGTGCGGCTTGAGAAGACGCCGGAGGCGGAACGCACAACGCGTCACTACGCCAAGGCAACGCAGCTCAGCCGGGACCAGCAGGACAACGCCATCGAGGCCGAGAAGGCTCTCAACCTGCTCAGGGAAGAAGGCTCGTCCGTCGCTTTCCCCGAAGCGATCGAGCAGATGCGGGACAACATGCGGACGGTTTCCGGCCGCCTGGCGAAAGCGGATACCGGCGAGACCACTCAGCTCATCGAGTTGATCATCGTCGAAACGCTCGACGAGATGATCCTCGCGATGCAGCGGGAGATGGAGAAGCTCAAGGAACAACAGGAACAGCAGCAGCAACAACAGCAGCAACAGCAGGACCCGTCACTGGTCGATACGCTGGCCGAGCTGAAGATGATTCGCTCGCTGCAGAACCAGATCAACCGCATGACCCGTCAGTTGGGCATGCAGGTGGAGGGGGACCAGGCGACGGATGCCGACACGGTCCAGCTGCTGGAGGATCTGGCCCGCCGTCAGAAGCGGATTCACGAAGCCACGTACGATCTTGCTACGGGCCGCAATCAGTGA
- a CDS encoding BatA domain-containing protein: MATWIAQHFLNPAFFWPGVALVAAPIIIHLINRLRYRRVRFAAMEFLLASEQRNRRRILFEQLLLLLLRILMVLLILLLVGRFVLDAQQLTLFRGAKSHHVVILDDSGSMQDRLGDETAFQAARSVVEKIVAEGAQRPGTQKFTLILLSRPGETIAGLSERDIDDALLDEVSTRLSDLQATHQALDLVDGLEAARDRLMDDRSAVKHLHVVSDFRQDDWFDNARLGETVRELDAADISVNLVRVIGDVHENLAVTDLTGAVEAAAAGVPVSFTAKVSNFGTREVEDVRLGVFVDSQQLPMNLVFQSIEAGKEVSRTFEVVFETPGNHRLHVTLENDALESDNVRYVAVEVPVNNPVLVVDGTPGGTQGLYIADALAADTSVTGYSALVQGPDYLRRNPLEKFQAIYLVNVPELPPDAVDALEKFAAAGGGLAWFMGDTVRPAFYNDKLYRNGEGLFPVPLAGSPTELPREDSTSPGPDLIPADHPLFRILGGQENPFIDAVFVNLFYPVATDWWANRQPEEDQFRVLATLRNRQPLILEHEYGESRIVTCLTAAGPLVSPQGTVWNNWANGPGAPSFAVMQLELARHIARSEHLLPRQPAGVPLDLTLNRAYYRENLEIVSPDNQATQLKAATPETTAEESDEASPAAEELPPLVASFRETDAPGIYTVRLTTREQQVEERLFAYNVPVEESRLDVASDETIRRQIGENVSVTIQEPGTFDWIRTESAGNEIRWWLLAALVLLAVCEQLLAYRLSYHPDGEARKGGLRSPARGLRPGWTANS, translated from the coding sequence ATGGCAACCTGGATTGCACAACACTTTCTGAATCCTGCCTTCTTCTGGCCGGGCGTCGCCCTGGTGGCCGCGCCGATTATCATTCACCTGATCAATCGGTTGCGTTACCGCCGCGTGCGATTCGCCGCCATGGAGTTCCTGCTCGCCAGTGAACAGCGAAACCGCAGGCGGATCCTGTTCGAGCAGCTGCTCCTGTTGCTGCTCCGCATCCTGATGGTGCTGCTGATCCTGTTGCTGGTCGGCCGATTCGTGCTCGACGCCCAGCAGCTGACGCTGTTCCGCGGCGCCAAGTCGCACCATGTCGTCATTCTGGACGACAGTGGTTCGATGCAGGACCGGCTGGGAGACGAAACGGCGTTTCAGGCGGCACGTTCGGTCGTCGAGAAGATCGTCGCCGAAGGAGCCCAGCGGCCCGGCACGCAGAAATTCACGCTGATCCTGCTCTCCCGCCCGGGAGAAACGATCGCCGGACTGAGCGAACGGGACATCGACGACGCACTGCTCGACGAAGTCTCGACGCGGCTGTCGGACCTGCAGGCCACCCACCAGGCACTCGATCTGGTCGACGGACTGGAGGCCGCACGGGACCGGCTGATGGACGACCGGTCAGCCGTCAAGCATCTGCACGTCGTCTCCGACTTTCGGCAGGATGACTGGTTCGACAACGCCCGGCTGGGAGAGACCGTCCGCGAACTGGATGCCGCCGACATCAGCGTCAATCTGGTGCGGGTCATCGGCGATGTCCACGAGAATCTCGCGGTCACCGACCTGACCGGCGCCGTCGAAGCGGCCGCGGCCGGAGTCCCGGTTTCCTTCACGGCAAAGGTCTCCAACTTCGGCACGCGGGAGGTGGAAGACGTTCGACTGGGAGTGTTCGTCGACAGCCAGCAGTTGCCGATGAATCTCGTCTTCCAGTCGATCGAAGCCGGCAAGGAGGTTTCCCGGACGTTCGAAGTCGTGTTCGAAACGCCAGGCAACCATCGGCTGCACGTCACGCTCGAAAACGACGCACTCGAATCGGACAACGTGCGGTATGTCGCGGTCGAAGTGCCGGTCAACAACCCGGTGCTCGTCGTCGACGGCACCCCCGGCGGGACGCAGGGGCTGTACATCGCCGATGCCCTTGCCGCGGATACGTCGGTGACCGGCTATTCCGCGCTCGTTCAGGGGCCCGACTACCTTCGCCGCAATCCGCTGGAGAAGTTCCAGGCGATCTATCTGGTCAATGTTCCGGAACTCCCGCCTGATGCCGTCGATGCACTGGAAAAGTTCGCCGCCGCCGGTGGTGGTCTCGCCTGGTTCATGGGGGACACGGTGCGGCCGGCGTTCTACAACGACAAGCTGTACCGGAACGGAGAAGGCCTGTTCCCGGTGCCGCTGGCTGGCTCGCCAACGGAACTTCCTCGTGAGGACAGCACGTCGCCGGGACCGGACCTGATTCCGGCGGATCACCCGCTGTTCCGGATTCTCGGCGGTCAGGAGAACCCGTTCATCGACGCGGTATTCGTCAATCTGTTCTATCCCGTTGCCACCGACTGGTGGGCCAATCGCCAGCCGGAGGAAGACCAGTTCCGCGTGCTCGCGACGTTGCGGAACCGGCAGCCGCTGATTCTCGAACACGAATACGGCGAGAGCCGCATCGTCACCTGCCTGACGGCCGCAGGTCCGCTGGTCTCGCCGCAGGGAACCGTCTGGAACAACTGGGCTAACGGGCCGGGAGCTCCCAGTTTCGCAGTGATGCAGCTCGAACTGGCCCGCCACATCGCCCGCTCCGAGCATCTGCTGCCCCGTCAGCCGGCGGGCGTTCCGCTCGACCTGACGCTGAACCGGGCGTATTACCGCGAGAATCTCGAGATCGTCAGCCCCGACAACCAGGCGACGCAGCTGAAAGCGGCCACGCCTGAAACGACCGCCGAAGAGAGCGACGAAGCATCGCCGGCTGCGGAGGAACTCCCGCCGCTGGTCGCCTCGTTCCGCGAAACTGATGCCCCCGGAATCTACACCGTGCGGCTCACCACGCGTGAGCAGCAGGTGGAAGAACGCCTGTTCGCGTATAATGTTCCGGTGGAGGAAAGCCGGCTCGACGTCGCCAGCGACGAGACGATCCGCCGGCAGATTGGAGAGAACGTTTCGGTCACCATTCAGGAACCGGGGACTTTCGACTGGATCCGCACCGAATCGGCCGGCAACGAGATTCGCTGGTGGCTGCTGGCAGCCCTGGTGCTGCTCGCCGTCTGCGAACAGTTGCTGGCGTATCGGCTCAGTTACCATCCCGATGGAGAAGCGCGTAAAGGCGGTCTCCGTTCGCCGGCCCGCGGTCTTCGCCCGGGCTGGACGGCCAACTCGTAA
- a CDS encoding DUF58 domain-containing protein has protein sequence MTVDLKRYLPPEALARISRLEISARQVVEGFLSGQHRSPYFGQSIEFVQHREYVAGDDSRRIDWKVWSKTDKVYVKLYEEETNLRTTLLVDCSESMQFGSRGTTKYDYACSIAAALTYLLLRQQDAVSLAVFDDQVRSMVPSRSRTTHLGAILSTLIREDPAKKTDMLQILRQVADQKSQKGMVILISDLFVSRDSLFKGLRMLRQRGHDVLIFHILDDEEVDFTYSGTTKFDGMEEAGELVCDPRSLRDGYLKAMNAFLDELRTRCARNVIDYQTVRTSEHLDAVLRHYLNHRVGLRGSVRS, from the coding sequence GTGACCGTCGACCTGAAACGCTACCTGCCACCTGAAGCACTTGCCCGCATTTCGCGACTGGAGATCAGCGCCCGGCAGGTCGTGGAGGGGTTCCTTTCCGGACAGCACCGCAGCCCTTATTTCGGGCAGTCGATCGAATTCGTCCAGCACCGCGAATACGTGGCCGGCGACGATTCCCGACGCATCGACTGGAAAGTCTGGTCCAAGACCGACAAGGTCTACGTCAAACTTTACGAAGAAGAGACCAACCTGCGAACGACGCTGCTGGTCGACTGCAGCGAGTCGATGCAGTTCGGTTCCCGCGGCACCACCAAGTACGACTACGCCTGCTCGATCGCCGCGGCGCTCACTTATCTGCTGCTGCGACAACAGGATGCCGTCAGCCTGGCGGTCTTCGACGACCAGGTTCGTTCGATGGTCCCCTCCCGGAGCCGGACAACGCACCTGGGAGCGATCCTCTCCACGCTGATTCGCGAGGATCCGGCGAAGAAGACCGACATGCTGCAGATCCTGCGGCAGGTGGCGGATCAGAAATCGCAGAAGGGCATGGTCATCCTGATCTCGGACCTGTTCGTCTCGCGGGACTCGCTGTTCAAAGGCTTGCGGATGCTTCGGCAGCGGGGCCACGACGTCCTCATCTTCCACATTCTGGACGACGAAGAGGTCGACTTTACGTACTCCGGTACAACGAAGTTCGACGGCATGGAAGAGGCGGGCGAGCTGGTCTGCGATCCCCGGTCACTCCGGGACGGGTACCTGAAGGCGATGAATGCGTTTCTCGACGAACTGCGGACACGCTGTGCCCGCAACGTCATCGACTACCAGACCGTACGGACGAGCGAACACCTGGATGCCGTGCTGCGGCATTACCTGAATCACCGCGTGGGCCTGCGGGGATCGGTGAGGAGCTGA
- a CDS encoding AAA family ATPase has translation MSEDAALNSQESVDKLNQAYRAIREQMSRVIVGQDDVIDELLIALFSRGHCLLEGVPGLAKTLMISTLSRSLSMTFARIQFTPDLMPADITGTDVLQTNQETGEREFRFIQGPLFHNVVLADEINRTPPKTQAALLEAMQERQVTVGQTRHLLSDPFFVLATQNPIEQEGTYQLPEAQQDRFMFKVFVKYPSFAEEKQIATQTTSLQSDEIEAVLNGQEILELQRIVRQVPVTDHVVNYALALVRQTRFEEEGAPDFVKETLSWGAGPRAVQYLLLGGKARALLNGRTYVSTEDIASLAAPVLRHRIVTNFSAESEGITADHVIERLVRETPSKEGELTQDPRFKKIFAA, from the coding sequence ATGAGCGAAGACGCCGCTTTGAACTCCCAGGAATCGGTCGACAAGCTCAACCAGGCCTATCGGGCGATTCGCGAGCAGATGTCCCGCGTGATCGTCGGCCAGGATGATGTGATCGACGAACTGCTGATCGCCCTGTTCAGCCGCGGTCACTGCCTCCTCGAGGGAGTCCCCGGACTGGCCAAGACGCTGATGATCAGCACGCTCTCGCGAAGCCTCTCGATGACGTTTGCCCGCATCCAGTTCACCCCCGACCTGATGCCCGCGGACATCACCGGCACCGACGTGCTGCAGACCAACCAGGAAACCGGCGAGCGGGAGTTTCGCTTCATTCAGGGGCCGTTGTTCCACAATGTCGTCCTTGCCGACGAGATTAACCGGACACCGCCCAAAACTCAGGCAGCCCTGCTCGAAGCGATGCAGGAGCGTCAGGTGACCGTCGGGCAGACCCGCCACCTGCTCAGCGATCCCTTCTTCGTGCTGGCCACCCAGAACCCGATCGAACAGGAAGGGACGTATCAGCTGCCCGAAGCGCAGCAGGACCGCTTCATGTTCAAGGTGTTCGTAAAGTACCCGAGCTTCGCCGAAGAGAAGCAGATCGCCACGCAGACCACCTCGCTGCAGTCCGACGAGATCGAAGCGGTGCTCAACGGCCAGGAGATTCTCGAACTGCAGCGGATCGTGCGACAGGTGCCGGTCACCGACCACGTGGTCAACTACGCCCTCGCGCTGGTCCGCCAGACGCGGTTCGAAGAAGAAGGGGCTCCCGATTTCGTCAAGGAGACGCTCAGCTGGGGGGCCGGGCCCCGCGCCGTGCAGTACCTGCTGCTGGGTGGCAAGGCCCGCGCATTGCTGAACGGGAGAACATACGTCTCGACCGAAGACATCGCCTCGCTGGCGGCTCCGGTGCTGCGACACCGCATCGTCACGAACTTCTCGGCCGAGAGTGAAGGAATCACCGCCGACCATGTCATCGAACGGCTGGTCCGCGAAACACCGAGCAAGGAAGGCGAACTGACTCAGGACCCGCGATTCAAGAAGATCTTCGCTGCCTGA
- a CDS encoding serine/threonine-protein kinase, with the protein MNTDFTGHTIAGGRYEVRERLGSGSMGHILLAYDRNLGTTVVVKVPTLARLENPEFARRFAQESRFLVRLKHPQIVSILDVGEHENIPFFVMQYIGAGSLEDRARSGDGGVVRASTRSLREWLPGVAQALDFMHREGYIHRDVKPGNILFDEHGNAFLSDFGLSKVILAAEEGESSMTAAGAVVGTPNYVAPEIVLGRPYDGRADQYSLAITVYEVLTGSPPLEGPTASATMVNQTSKQARPLHEVRPDISPRLSSVVHKALSKQPENRYRSCAEFADAVLAAVDVTPTDTSRSSAHPGSTAVMPRKRLAVVATSKAANGRVGCPSCGKMLYLRPEHAGQRGKCVQCGGRLMIARDLQQISLLRPVEASESQIARGVPGLSGVGNSTSDDFDTILGQDVFGLRLARWQATSLAVLTLVGIVVAAVVLTRILHNPEGPSRADIAALASREGGSSGRSAPAAPARTVELTMLVPEKSFPAYRNAGTGFMQEGIGQSVRMNYEQVDARAAIDRIVANDEAFELWCADSPFALQELKTEWSLSAGGSSSEPPVTRSEVVAFSPMVCVLWSDRYWALRKKYPDIQLASLLDAMRDPSGWSAIVPTSDWGTVKIGAPPLDSDIGQNILLMLAMSLSDKADDLQKSDVTSTAFRKQLGDFERLAIPPGTAGDDPATALIERVMLRGPEYLDGAIVPESVALKYLDRLTQFDAVRLVYLSPRVDMVQQIHAVRQDDPSRRQAASVFVDTLLTPEFQRAWIYQGMRPGNPSVSLTDGVAGSPFAERMGVEIPESLMPSTVLPDAAVIEELLRVHAILDR; encoded by the coding sequence ATGAATACGGATTTCACCGGCCACACGATCGCTGGCGGTCGGTATGAGGTGCGCGAACGGCTCGGCAGCGGCAGCATGGGACACATCCTGCTCGCCTACGATCGCAACCTCGGCACGACCGTCGTCGTCAAGGTGCCGACGCTGGCACGGCTGGAGAACCCGGAGTTCGCCCGGCGGTTCGCCCAGGAGTCCAGGTTCCTGGTCCGCCTCAAACATCCCCAGATCGTCAGTATTCTCGATGTCGGCGAGCACGAGAATATCCCGTTCTTCGTGATGCAGTACATCGGGGCCGGCAGCCTCGAAGACCGGGCCCGCAGCGGTGATGGCGGAGTCGTTCGCGCATCCACCCGAAGTCTGCGGGAATGGCTGCCCGGCGTGGCCCAGGCGCTCGATTTCATGCACCGCGAGGGATACATCCACCGGGACGTCAAGCCGGGGAACATCCTCTTTGACGAGCATGGCAACGCCTTTCTGAGCGATTTCGGCCTCTCCAAGGTCATCCTCGCTGCTGAGGAAGGCGAAAGCAGCATGACGGCCGCCGGTGCGGTTGTCGGAACACCCAACTACGTCGCTCCGGAGATCGTGCTGGGGCGCCCCTACGACGGCCGTGCCGACCAGTATTCGCTGGCCATCACGGTGTACGAGGTGCTCACCGGCAGTCCTCCGCTCGAGGGACCGACCGCCTCGGCGACGATGGTCAACCAGACGAGCAAGCAGGCCCGGCCCTTGCACGAAGTGCGGCCGGACATCTCGCCCCGGCTTTCGTCGGTGGTGCACAAGGCACTCTCGAAGCAGCCGGAAAACCGCTATCGCAGTTGTGCCGAGTTCGCCGATGCGGTTCTGGCGGCCGTGGACGTGACGCCCACCGACACGTCCCGCAGTTCCGCCCATCCCGGCTCGACCGCGGTGATGCCCCGCAAACGGCTGGCCGTTGTCGCAACTTCGAAAGCCGCCAACGGGCGGGTCGGCTGTCCCTCGTGCGGCAAAATGCTTTACCTGCGTCCGGAGCACGCGGGCCAGCGGGGCAAGTGCGTGCAGTGTGGCGGCCGGCTGATGATCGCCCGCGACCTGCAGCAGATCAGCCTGTTACGACCGGTCGAGGCGTCGGAATCCCAGATCGCGCGGGGCGTGCCCGGTCTCTCCGGCGTTGGCAATTCGACGAGCGACGATTTCGACACAATTCTCGGCCAGGACGTCTTCGGACTGCGGCTGGCCCGCTGGCAGGCGACGTCACTGGCGGTGCTGACGCTCGTTGGAATCGTTGTGGCCGCCGTCGTGCTGACCCGGATCCTCCACAATCCCGAAGGTCCGTCGCGAGCCGATATCGCTGCACTGGCTTCTCGGGAGGGGGGCTCGTCCGGCCGGTCTGCGCCGGCGGCACCAGCGCGAACGGTCGAGTTGACCATGCTGGTGCCCGAGAAGTCGTTTCCCGCGTATCGCAACGCCGGTACGGGATTCATGCAGGAGGGGATCGGTCAGTCGGTCCGGATGAATTACGAGCAGGTTGACGCCCGCGCGGCGATCGACCGCATCGTCGCCAATGACGAAGCGTTTGAGCTGTGGTGTGCCGACTCGCCGTTCGCGTTGCAGGAGCTGAAAACCGAGTGGTCGCTGTCGGCCGGCGGCAGTTCCAGTGAACCGCCGGTGACCCGCAGTGAAGTCGTCGCCTTCTCGCCGATGGTCTGCGTGCTGTGGAGTGACCGCTACTGGGCCCTGCGGAAAAAGTACCCGGACATCCAGCTCGCTTCGCTGCTCGACGCCATGCGAGACCCGAGCGGCTGGTCGGCCATTGTGCCGACATCCGATTGGGGAACGGTCAAGATCGGCGCACCGCCTCTCGATTCCGACATCGGACAGAACATCCTGCTGATGCTCGCGATGAGTCTCAGCGACAAGGCGGACGATCTGCAGAAGTCGGATGTCACCTCGACCGCGTTCCGCAAGCAGCTCGGCGACTTCGAGCGATTGGCCATTCCGCCGGGCACTGCCGGCGACGATCCCGCGACGGCACTCATCGAACGTGTCATGCTGCGGGGCCCCGAGTACCTCGATGGTGCCATCGTGCCCGAATCCGTTGCCCTCAAGTACCTCGACCGACTGACCCAGTTTGACGCCGTGCGGCTCGTCTATCTGTCGCCCCGGGTCGACATGGTCCAGCAGATTCACGCGGTGCGGCAGGACGATCCGTCCCGGCGGCAGGCGGCAAGTGTCTTTGTCGACACGCTGCTGACGCCCGAGTTTCAGCGGGCATGGATCTACCAGGGAATGCGGCCGGGGAATCCTTCCGTCAG